The following coding sequences lie in one Alicyclobacillus curvatus genomic window:
- a CDS encoding DUF4430 domain-containing protein produces MKKNLLRGVLIAAVVGAAGLGFVNHAHLSGSNPSAWLASLSGTNATRQGTVSVNNANAVAGNSGGAGNASSAGITNTAGAGSLSQNTGQTAAGNVTGSSQAGTTDTGTNGHGEGASASGTGASSGGSGTNRNDVGSQTVKTTQGGVAGSTSGQQTSPYQTSHQSAVTSPAKSASTGTKASGSGNPGTSGSTGTKAGTSGGTGTPATSTGGTPSTAGTTGVTKNASFTMIVSENHGQTVLSRKTLVIHQGETLMQYMQQNYTIQTAYGSGFIIAINGIHSQWTGVPVSERKPVDWFLYINQQQAPVGAASIIPRPGDVDDWDYHSWNPSTGQG; encoded by the coding sequence GTGAAGAAAAACTTGCTTCGCGGCGTACTGATTGCGGCCGTCGTTGGTGCGGCAGGGCTGGGCTTTGTCAATCACGCACACCTGAGTGGCAGCAATCCGTCAGCGTGGCTTGCAAGTCTTAGTGGCACCAACGCAACAAGACAAGGAACCGTGAGCGTGAACAACGCAAACGCCGTTGCGGGGAACAGTGGTGGTGCTGGCAATGCTTCAAGTGCAGGCATTACGAATACCGCAGGGGCCGGCTCTCTCAGTCAGAACACAGGTCAAACAGCGGCCGGAAACGTAACAGGTTCATCTCAGGCTGGTACCACGGATACAGGCACGAACGGTCACGGCGAGGGTGCGAGCGCCAGTGGGACAGGTGCGAGCAGCGGTGGCTCAGGGACGAACCGCAATGACGTCGGCAGTCAAACAGTAAAGACGACTCAAGGCGGAGTTGCCGGTTCGACGTCTGGTCAGCAGACTTCGCCCTATCAAACCTCTCATCAGAGTGCTGTGACAAGCCCAGCAAAGAGTGCATCTACCGGGACGAAAGCAAGCGGTTCAGGCAACCCAGGTACGAGTGGAAGCACAGGAACCAAAGCCGGCACGAGCGGAGGTACAGGTACCCCGGCAACAAGCACAGGCGGCACCCCTAGCACCGCTGGCACTACCGGCGTCACGAAAAACGCCTCATTCACCATGATTGTCAGCGAGAATCATGGGCAGACCGTCTTGTCCAGAAAGACACTCGTGATTCATCAGGGCGAGACCTTGATGCAGTACATGCAGCAGAACTACACCATCCAAACTGCTTATGGCAGCGGGTTCATCATTGCGATCAACGGAATTCATTCACAGTGGACGGGAGTTCCAGTGAGCGAACGCAAGCCAGTAGACTGGTTTCTATATATCAATCAACAGCAAGCTCCGGTCGGTGCGGCCAGTATCATTCCCCGCCCCGGTGACGTCGATGATTGGGACTATCACAGCTGGAATCCCAGCACGGGGCAGGGTTAA
- a CDS encoding MFS transporter, protein MAIDAKSAFQTTNQITGARKWWALVTVLLTMFFSSMDQTVVSTAMPTIINDLNGMSLYAWVFSGYMITSAVTVPIYGKLSDVYGRKPFYLFGLIVFGIGSAVAGASHTMMELVLARGFQGIGAGAMMSMPRATIGDIFNPKERGRWMGVMGAVFGLSSIIGPTLGGWITDSVSWHWVFYINLPFAVLAIIGVLYALPRVRVDHQVAIDWAGTLVLILGLVPIMLGFTWAGSKYTWGSWQILSLFAVGVVFLAIFIIVELRASDPVLTPTLFKNRIFSTSLVLGTLVGMAMFGSLMYLPVYVQGVIGLNAQHSGLVMSPMMISFIIGSIVGGQIMSSTGRYRVLANVSGAVTVVALLMLTRMGIHTHYGTVVLNMVVLGLGIGALMPLLNTAVQNAFPYKLMGTVNSTQQFVSSLGGVIAAPIFGSVLNQRFQHELIGNMPAQLSQFTAHLKGVSPQALLTAQAQQAMHAQFAKFGAAGDKLYAALIHTVKIALTAGVNRLFEVGLVFGILLFIGTFFLPESKLKGEEYFHEHHVGEGNEDGEGTQFNAHGPQPASE, encoded by the coding sequence ATGGCAATCGATGCAAAGAGCGCGTTTCAGACGACAAATCAGATAACGGGCGCGCGCAAGTGGTGGGCTCTGGTCACTGTTTTGTTAACGATGTTTTTCTCTTCAATGGACCAGACCGTTGTCTCAACGGCGATGCCCACCATCATTAACGACTTAAACGGCATGTCGCTGTACGCTTGGGTATTTAGCGGCTACATGATTACATCCGCTGTAACCGTGCCGATATACGGAAAGCTTTCTGATGTATATGGCCGCAAACCGTTCTACCTGTTTGGGTTGATTGTGTTTGGTATCGGATCGGCAGTGGCTGGTGCCTCGCACACCATGATGGAACTGGTACTGGCTCGCGGCTTCCAGGGAATCGGTGCTGGTGCCATGATGAGTATGCCAAGGGCCACCATCGGTGACATCTTTAATCCGAAGGAACGCGGCCGCTGGATGGGTGTCATGGGCGCTGTGTTCGGTTTGTCGAGTATCATCGGTCCAACGCTTGGCGGCTGGATAACAGATTCTGTGAGTTGGCACTGGGTCTTTTATATCAACTTGCCTTTCGCGGTGCTCGCCATTATCGGCGTTTTGTACGCACTGCCGCGTGTACGGGTAGACCACCAAGTGGCCATTGACTGGGCCGGCACGCTTGTCCTGATTCTCGGACTCGTCCCGATTATGCTCGGCTTTACCTGGGCAGGCAGTAAGTACACATGGGGCTCCTGGCAAATCTTGAGCTTGTTTGCAGTTGGCGTCGTTTTCCTGGCCATTTTCATTATCGTTGAGCTTCGGGCGTCCGATCCGGTCTTGACACCGACACTCTTCAAAAATCGCATCTTCTCGACCTCACTCGTCCTCGGCACGCTCGTGGGCATGGCGATGTTCGGAAGCTTGATGTATTTGCCTGTTTACGTTCAGGGTGTTATCGGTCTGAACGCGCAACACAGCGGACTTGTCATGTCACCGATGATGATTAGCTTCATTATCGGCAGTATCGTTGGCGGCCAAATCATGTCTTCAACCGGCCGGTATCGCGTACTGGCAAACGTCAGTGGAGCTGTCACGGTGGTGGCACTTCTGATGCTGACGAGAATGGGGATCCACACACATTATGGCACTGTCGTTCTCAACATGGTGGTGCTCGGACTCGGTATCGGCGCGCTGATGCCGCTCCTGAACACGGCGGTTCAAAACGCCTTTCCGTATAAGTTGATGGGTACGGTGAACTCGACGCAGCAATTCGTCAGCTCACTTGGCGGCGTCATCGCTGCTCCGATATTTGGTTCGGTGCTCAACCAAAGATTTCAGCACGAACTGATTGGCAATATGCCAGCACAGCTCTCACAGTTCACCGCGCACTTAAAGGGTGTCAGTCCACAGGCGTTGCTGACAGCGCAAGCTCAGCAGGCGATGCACGCACAGTTTGCGAAGTTTGGTGCGGCGGGAGATAAATTGTACGCAGCACTGATTCACACTGTGAAGATAGCCCTCACGGCTGGAGTGAACCGCTTGTTCGAAGTAGGTCTGGTGTTTGGCATCCTGCTTTTCATCGGAACCTTCTTCTTGCCAGAATCAAAGCTTAAGGGAGAAGAATACTTCCACGAGCATCACGTCGGTGAAGGCAACGAAGATGGGGAAGGAACGCAGTTCAATGCGCACGGTCCACAACCTGCAAGCGAGTGA
- the trxB gene encoding thioredoxin-disulfide reductase, with product MEQHKVMILGTGPAGLTAAIYAARANLNPVVIEGNEPGGQLTLTTEVENFPGFPEGIMGPELMDNMRQQAEKFGAKFVHGWVSSVDMSNRPFKVTVDETDEYVAETIIISTGASAKMLGIPGEADLVGRGVSTCATCDGFFFRNKPIIVVGGGDSAMEEATFLTKFASEVTIVHRRGELRASKVMQDRARNNPKIKWELNVTPLSVKSDGNKVNGLEVRDNETGETRVLPTDGVFIAIGHQPNTGFLNGQVDIDTVGYIITQGVSSATSVEGVFACGDVMDSHYRQAITAAGSGCKAAMDVEKYLEGSAFQDWSISSSVSAH from the coding sequence ATGGAACAGCACAAGGTCATGATTCTCGGTACCGGCCCAGCAGGACTCACTGCTGCAATTTATGCAGCGCGAGCCAATCTAAACCCTGTCGTCATCGAAGGCAACGAACCAGGCGGTCAGTTGACGTTGACGACTGAGGTTGAGAACTTTCCGGGTTTTCCGGAAGGAATTATGGGTCCTGAACTGATGGATAACATGCGCCAACAAGCAGAGAAGTTCGGTGCCAAGTTTGTCCACGGATGGGTCTCAAGCGTAGATATGAGCAACCGTCCGTTTAAAGTCACCGTCGATGAGACGGATGAATATGTGGCCGAGACCATCATCATCTCCACCGGTGCTTCTGCCAAAATGCTTGGTATTCCAGGCGAGGCCGATCTCGTTGGCCGCGGCGTCTCCACCTGTGCCACTTGCGACGGTTTCTTCTTCCGCAACAAACCGATTATTGTCGTCGGCGGCGGGGATTCTGCGATGGAAGAAGCGACCTTCTTAACGAAATTCGCATCCGAAGTCACGATTGTACATCGCCGTGGTGAACTGCGCGCTTCAAAGGTGATGCAAGACAGGGCGAGGAACAATCCCAAAATCAAATGGGAACTCAATGTCACGCCATTGTCCGTCAAGTCGGACGGCAACAAGGTGAATGGTCTTGAAGTCCGGGACAACGAAACGGGTGAGACCCGCGTTCTTCCGACGGATGGTGTCTTTATTGCAATCGGCCATCAGCCAAACACTGGATTCCTGAACGGGCAGGTTGATATAGACACTGTCGGGTACATTATCACACAAGGTGTCAGTTCCGCAACCAGCGTCGAAGGCGTGTTCGCCTGCGGTGACGTCATGGACTCACACTACCGCCAGGCCATCACTGCGGCAGGCAGCGGTTGTAAAGCTGCTATGGACGTGGAAAAATACCTTGAAGGCTCCGCCTTCCAGGATTGGTCCATCTCCAGTTCCGTGTCTGCTCACTAA
- a CDS encoding DHA2 family efflux MFS transporter permease subunit: MAEAPAEEVYEIYRMKAPYLQVAIIVLGVFMSVLDMGVVNVAIPTMESDLHATTNQIQWVLTGYMLVIGVLVPISGWMTDRFGAKKLFLFSLFTFTVGSALCGMSWNVSSIIAFRVVQALGGGFMMPVAMAMIYRIFPPDRRGLIMGVFGLAIMAAPAFGPALSGYLVEYSSWRLIFYINVPIGVVTLLLGMTMMHEFAHEVKNKLDIWGFILSTAGFFSLLYGFNNVPDHGWRSFMVTGFVTVGAICLILLVIVELNTKSPVIELRVLKNYMFSMSLIISSIVNVALFVGIFLLPLYLQDILGLSALRTGLFMTPAALASAVVMPISGRLFDKIGARPLALLGLLFVTVASFGFTSLTTDTGTGHIQWLYILRSIGMGMTMMPIMTAGMNTVKREWVSQGTAMSNTVRQVASSLGTAILTSYFTTRMNLHTTIASWSMTPFTHAGQEVTRLQQVFASNGMSPGAAHQAAVMMIGGVAAKQGFVAGLNDTFWWSTILAGIAWILIWFFASKKEREVRVGRKKPQKALPPAQTVSSRPSLAK, encoded by the coding sequence GTGGCCGAAGCACCTGCAGAAGAAGTTTATGAAATTTACCGAATGAAGGCCCCTTATCTTCAGGTAGCCATTATTGTGCTTGGCGTGTTTATGTCCGTCCTCGACATGGGCGTCGTGAACGTCGCGATTCCGACCATGGAATCCGACTTGCACGCGACGACCAATCAAATCCAGTGGGTATTGACCGGCTATATGCTGGTCATTGGTGTTCTCGTTCCAATCTCCGGATGGATGACTGACCGGTTTGGCGCAAAGAAGTTGTTCCTGTTCTCTCTCTTTACGTTCACGGTGGGTTCGGCTCTCTGCGGGATGTCCTGGAACGTCAGCAGCATCATCGCGTTCCGAGTTGTTCAGGCGCTTGGCGGCGGTTTCATGATGCCTGTCGCGATGGCGATGATTTATCGCATCTTTCCACCGGACAGACGCGGCTTGATAATGGGCGTGTTTGGGCTCGCCATCATGGCGGCACCCGCCTTTGGACCAGCCCTGAGCGGTTACCTGGTTGAGTACTCCAGCTGGCGCCTCATTTTTTACATCAATGTCCCAATCGGCGTCGTCACGTTGTTGCTCGGCATGACCATGATGCACGAGTTTGCTCACGAGGTGAAAAATAAGCTCGACATTTGGGGCTTTATTCTCTCTACAGCTGGATTTTTCAGCCTTTTGTACGGCTTCAACAATGTCCCCGATCACGGTTGGAGATCGTTCATGGTCACCGGTTTTGTAACGGTCGGTGCGATATGCCTCATCCTGCTCGTGATTGTCGAATTGAACACAAAGTCTCCGGTAATTGAGTTGCGCGTACTGAAGAACTACATGTTTTCTATGAGCCTGATTATCAGCTCGATTGTGAACGTGGCCTTGTTTGTCGGCATCTTCCTGTTACCACTGTACTTGCAAGACATATTGGGTCTCAGTGCACTCCGTACTGGTCTCTTCATGACGCCTGCTGCCCTCGCGTCGGCGGTTGTCATGCCCATTAGTGGACGCTTGTTTGATAAGATTGGCGCCCGTCCGCTGGCACTGCTCGGGCTCTTGTTCGTGACCGTTGCTTCGTTTGGATTTACCAGCCTGACAACGGACACCGGCACTGGGCATATCCAGTGGCTCTACATTCTGCGCAGTATCGGCATGGGCATGACGATGATGCCGATTATGACTGCAGGTATGAACACAGTGAAGCGGGAGTGGGTCAGTCAAGGGACGGCCATGTCGAACACCGTCAGACAGGTTGCCTCTTCGTTAGGGACCGCAATACTCACTTCGTATTTCACGACGCGCATGAACTTGCACACCACCATCGCATCGTGGTCCATGACGCCGTTTACGCATGCAGGCCAAGAGGTGACCAGGTTACAGCAAGTTTTCGCGAGTAACGGTATGTCCCCTGGCGCCGCGCATCAAGCTGCGGTTATGATGATTGGCGGTGTGGCTGCGAAGCAAGGGTTTGTTGCCGGATTGAACGATACCTTCTGGTGGTCGACAATTTTGGCTGGAATCGCCTGGATTCTCATCTGGTTCTTTGCCAGCAAAAAAGAGCGCGAGGTTCGTGTGGGTAGAAAGAAACCCCAGAAGGCACTGCCACCTGCTCAAACAGTATCGTCGCGGCCGAGCCTGGCTAAGTAG
- a CDS encoding polysaccharide deacetylase, with protein sequence MAGETFRKLWMAWERLFRFAAHVQSLGDGKEHLFYVAKRRYMGHSFTVDGIEVRTFDPVIELHMNNELLSRILNDETSMVRVAVRLISETKSSLPALARHVSSSEYEREQILYGTTFIHRSVDRFGFSTFPFYWRWSEKLFTRYLQLVFRAVNPKAVELLKTHSETFVPRVVAISKQKLVQTHAPDAVHVRS encoded by the coding sequence ATGGCCGGGGAGACCTTTCGGAAACTGTGGATGGCTTGGGAGAGGTTGTTTCGCTTCGCCGCGCACGTACAATCACTCGGGGATGGCAAGGAACACCTCTTCTACGTGGCTAAGCGCCGGTATATGGGACATTCCTTCACGGTAGATGGAATCGAGGTTCGAACCTTTGATCCGGTCATTGAACTGCACATGAACAACGAGCTGCTGTCACGCATTTTGAATGACGAGACGAGCATGGTACGCGTCGCGGTCAGACTCATTTCCGAGACCAAAAGCTCTTTACCTGCTCTCGCACGGCATGTCAGCTCATCAGAGTACGAGCGAGAACAAATACTGTATGGCACGACGTTTATTCACCGCAGTGTCGACAGGTTTGGATTTTCTACCTTTCCATTTTACTGGCGCTGGAGCGAGAAACTGTTTACGAGGTACCTCCAATTGGTGTTTCGCGCTGTCAATCCGAAGGCCGTCGAGCTGCTCAAAACGCATTCCGAAACTTTTGTACCACGGGTTGTCGCGATTTCTAAACAAAAGCTGGTTCAGACGCACGCACCTGATGCCGTGCATGTCAGGTCATAG
- a CDS encoding TVP38/TMEM64 family protein, whose translation MGEFAIPGWNLEVNWRALFRSLGGIKSLAVYGVVLLLAVLVIYLDRTGIISTTVRRWGPGGIVLAILLMLVVCLTPVPSEGLLIIYLKVYGVWWGVFYSWIGAVLSSIIVFPIARTYGQAALRRFASEAAFAEINGWVSRKGSVGLLVARLLPLPGFAVSYVAGILPSIRLWDYVWTAGVSLIPYYTGAALVFLGITSKLAVTGVIGILALGAFWVVGYWIHRRFRVKR comes from the coding sequence ATGGGGGAGTTTGCTATCCCGGGATGGAATTTGGAGGTTAACTGGCGAGCATTGTTTCGTTCACTCGGAGGAATAAAGTCGCTGGCAGTCTACGGCGTCGTTCTCTTGTTAGCAGTGCTCGTGATTTACTTAGATCGGACTGGGATTATCTCGACAACCGTTCGGCGATGGGGCCCTGGCGGGATTGTACTCGCCATTTTGTTGATGCTGGTGGTATGTTTGACCCCTGTCCCATCAGAGGGTTTGCTCATCATTTATTTAAAAGTGTATGGCGTGTGGTGGGGCGTTTTTTACTCGTGGATTGGCGCAGTACTCAGTTCAATTATTGTTTTTCCTATCGCTCGTACATACGGACAGGCTGCATTGCGGCGGTTTGCCAGTGAGGCGGCCTTTGCCGAAATCAACGGTTGGGTAAGCAGAAAAGGCAGTGTTGGGCTGCTTGTAGCGCGGCTCTTGCCATTGCCTGGTTTTGCGGTGAGTTATGTGGCCGGAATTTTGCCTTCCATCCGTCTTTGGGATTACGTCTGGACTGCAGGGGTGTCCTTGATACCATATTACACGGGTGCCGCGTTGGTGTTTCTCGGGATTACATCCAAGCTGGCTGTCACCGGAGTGATTGGAATCCTTGCTCTCGGAGCCTTTTGGGTTGTGGGGTACTGGATTCATCGGCGTTTCCGTGTAAAAAGATGA
- the mtnB gene encoding methylthioribulose 1-phosphate dehydratase, which yields MTAKQTVASLAVQLARKGWLPATSGNLSVRVVDTADFCITPSGVDKGALQAADVLRVSADGELLEETKYRPSAETIVHQHLYRTEDCGAVLHVHTMYNNLVSEIYFESGFVDFANHELLKALGHWEEGAHIRVPIVENYANLERLGQAARDSLVDGVPAVLVRNHGIYAFGRGPVEAKRHLEALEFLFEYKVRMRQLGS from the coding sequence ATGACTGCAAAACAGACCGTGGCAAGCTTGGCGGTTCAACTCGCGCGAAAGGGTTGGCTGCCGGCGACGAGCGGCAACCTGTCGGTTCGAGTTGTCGACACCGCGGATTTCTGCATCACACCGAGCGGGGTGGATAAGGGGGCACTGCAAGCGGCAGACGTCCTACGTGTAAGTGCAGACGGGGAACTGCTTGAAGAAACAAAGTATCGTCCTTCCGCCGAAACGATTGTGCACCAGCACTTGTATCGCACAGAAGACTGTGGTGCTGTGCTGCACGTCCACACGATGTACAACAACCTTGTCTCTGAGATCTATTTCGAATCCGGGTTTGTCGACTTTGCCAACCACGAGCTCTTAAAGGCACTTGGGCACTGGGAGGAAGGTGCTCATATCCGTGTACCGATTGTAGAAAACTATGCGAATCTTGAGCGGCTTGGTCAAGCCGCTCGAGATTCACTCGTCGACGGTGTACCGGCCGTGTTGGTCCGAAACCACGGTATCTACGCTTTCGGGCGGGGACCTGTAGAAGCGAAGCGTCACCTTGAGGCGCTGGAGTTTTTGTTTGAGTACAAAGTGCGAATGCGGCAACTTGGGTCGTAA